From the genome of Danio rerio strain Tuebingen ecotype United States chromosome 2, GRCz12tu, whole genome shotgun sequence, one region includes:
- the agfg1b gene encoding arf-GAP domain and FG repeat-containing protein 1b isoform X2 yields the protein MAASAKRKQEEKHLKMLREMTSLPPNRKCFDCDQRGPTYVNMTVGSFVCTTCSGILRGLNPPHRVKSISMTTFTQQEIEFLQKHSNELCKHIWLGLYDDKSSVIPDFREPQKVKEFLQEKYEKKRWYVPPEQAKVLASVQASISGSSASSTSSTPEVLPQPLKTLHLTKTPSNQSPVISRAQSVGQEKKFDLLSDLGGDIFAAPQAQTAGSSNFANFAHFNRPSAQNNSTTDFANFNSFGNASVSSHFGTSPPSKPSLQQPHTGGGMSVPPLPSMPPAPPLAGLSREDRYAALAELDSALSITIPAQGGFGGVPGAPAPPPQHGLPNMQQGFAAAPSTNPFVAAGMVQEPMSTNPFQTNGRAAASGGFPAYGQAKPMGNYGQAVTGPGISSNPFMGGGPAGTYPTGGSSTNPFL from the exons ATGGCCGCGAGTGCCAAACGAAAACAGGAGGAGAAGCACCTGAAGATGCTTCGGGAGATGACCAGCCTGCCTCCCAATAGGAAATGCTTTGATTGCGACCAGCGCGGCCCGACCTACGTCAACATGACAGTGGGCTCGTTTGTGTGCACCACCTGTTCCGGAATACT ACGAGGCCTCAACCCTCCACACAGAGTGAAGTCCATCTCTATGACAACTTTCACCCAACAGGAAATTGAGTTCTTGCAAAAACACAGCAATGAG CTCTGCAAACACATTTGGCTGGGGCTGTACGATGACAAGAGCTCTGTGATCCCAGATTTCCGCGAACCTCAAAAAGTCAAAGAGTTTCTTCAGGAGAAATATGAGAAGAAAAGATG GTATGTTCCCCCAGAACAAGCCAAGGTTTTAGCCTCAGTGCAGGCCTCGATATCTGGTTCATCAGCTAGCAGCACCAGCAGCACCCCAGAGGTTCTTCCACAGCCCCTCAAAACCCTGCATCTCACCAAGACTCCTTCTAACCAG TCCCCAGTGATCAGTCGTGCTCAGTCTGTAGGCCAGGAGAAAAAGTTTGACCTCCTCTCAGACTTGGGTGGAGATATTTTTGCTGCCCCTCAAGCTCAAACTGCCGGCTCTTCAAACTTTGcaaattttgcacattttaaCAGGCCCTCAG CACAAAATAATTCCACCACAGACTTTGCCAACTTTAATTCCTTTGGAAACGCCAGTGTATCATCACATTTTGGCACATCACCCCCCTCAAAGCCTTCCCTCCAACAGCCCCACACAG GAGGAGGCATGTCCGTTCCTCCACTACCCAGTATGCCTCCTGCACCACCTCTGGCTGGTTTATCAAGAGAGGACCGTTATGCTGCGCTGGCTGAGCTTGACAGTGCCCTCAGTATTACCATCCCCGCACAAGG TGGTTTTGGAGGCGTCCCAGGAGCTCCTGCACCGCCACCTCAGCATGGACTGCCCAACATGCAACAGGGTTTTGCAG CTGCTCCCTCCACAAACCCATTCGTCGCTGCTGGGATGGTTCAGGAGCCCATGTCTACAAATCCTTTCCAAACCAACGGACGAGCCGCTGCTTCAG GGGGGTTTCCAGCCTACGGACAGGCCAAACCTATGGGCAATTATGGACAGGCGGTCACAGGACCTGGCATTTCCAGCAACCCGTTCATG GGGGGAGGCCCAGCAGGAACATACCCCACAGGAGGTTCCTCCACAAATCCATTTCTCTAA
- the agfg1b gene encoding arf-GAP domain and FG repeat-containing protein 1b isoform X1: MAASAKRKQEEKHLKMLREMTSLPPNRKCFDCDQRGPTYVNMTVGSFVCTTCSGILRGLNPPHRVKSISMTTFTQQEIEFLQKHSNELCKHIWLGLYDDKSSVIPDFREPQKVKEFLQEKYEKKRWYVPPEQAKVLASVQASISGSSASSTSSTPEVLPQPLKTLHLTKTPSNQSPVISRAQSVGQEKKFDLLSDLGGDIFAAPQAQTAGSSNFANFAHFNRPSGGGMSVPPLPSMPPAPPLAGLSREDRYAALAELDSALSITIPAQGGFGGVPGAPAPPPQHGLPNMQQGFAAAPSTNPFVAAGMVQEPMSTNPFQTNGRAAASASFGTGSMSMPAGFGNTTSYCLPTSFSGTFQQQFPGQGPFPPPAAYHQQPNGGFPAYGQAKPMGNYGQAVTGPGISSNPFMGGGPAGTYPTGGSSTNPFL, translated from the exons ATGGCCGCGAGTGCCAAACGAAAACAGGAGGAGAAGCACCTGAAGATGCTTCGGGAGATGACCAGCCTGCCTCCCAATAGGAAATGCTTTGATTGCGACCAGCGCGGCCCGACCTACGTCAACATGACAGTGGGCTCGTTTGTGTGCACCACCTGTTCCGGAATACT ACGAGGCCTCAACCCTCCACACAGAGTGAAGTCCATCTCTATGACAACTTTCACCCAACAGGAAATTGAGTTCTTGCAAAAACACAGCAATGAG CTCTGCAAACACATTTGGCTGGGGCTGTACGATGACAAGAGCTCTGTGATCCCAGATTTCCGCGAACCTCAAAAAGTCAAAGAGTTTCTTCAGGAGAAATATGAGAAGAAAAGATG GTATGTTCCCCCAGAACAAGCCAAGGTTTTAGCCTCAGTGCAGGCCTCGATATCTGGTTCATCAGCTAGCAGCACCAGCAGCACCCCAGAGGTTCTTCCACAGCCCCTCAAAACCCTGCATCTCACCAAGACTCCTTCTAACCAG TCCCCAGTGATCAGTCGTGCTCAGTCTGTAGGCCAGGAGAAAAAGTTTGACCTCCTCTCAGACTTGGGTGGAGATATTTTTGCTGCCCCTCAAGCTCAAACTGCCGGCTCTTCAAACTTTGcaaattttgcacattttaaCAGGCCCTCAG GAGGAGGCATGTCCGTTCCTCCACTACCCAGTATGCCTCCTGCACCACCTCTGGCTGGTTTATCAAGAGAGGACCGTTATGCTGCGCTGGCTGAGCTTGACAGTGCCCTCAGTATTACCATCCCCGCACAAGG TGGTTTTGGAGGCGTCCCAGGAGCTCCTGCACCGCCACCTCAGCATGGACTGCCCAACATGCAACAGGGTTTTGCAG CTGCTCCCTCCACAAACCCATTCGTCGCTGCTGGGATGGTTCAGGAGCCCATGTCTACAAATCCTTTCCAAACCAACGGACGAGCCGCTGCTTCAG CCTCATTTGGCACTGGCTCCATGAGCATGCCAGCTGGCTTTGGGAACACAACCAGTTACTGCCTGCCAACCAGTTTTAGTGGGACCTTCCAGCAGCAATTCCCTGGCCAAGGTCCCTTTCCCCCACCTGCAGCCTACCACCAACAGCCCAATG GGGGGTTTCCAGCCTACGGACAGGCCAAACCTATGGGCAATTATGGACAGGCGGTCACAGGACCTGGCATTTCCAGCAACCCGTTCATG GGGGGAGGCCCAGCAGGAACATACCCCACAGGAGGTTCCTCCACAAATCCATTTCTCTAA
- the agfg1b gene encoding arf-GAP domain and FG repeat-containing protein 1b isoform X3: MAASAKRKQEEKHLKMLREMTSLPPNRKCFDCDQRGPTYVNMTVGSFVCTTCSGILRGLNPPHRVKSISMTTFTQQEIEFLQKHSNELCKHIWLGLYDDKSSVIPDFREPQKVKEFLQEKYEKKRWYVPPEQAKVLASVQASISGSSASSTSSTPEVLPQPLKTLHLTKTPSNQSPVISRAQSVGQEKKFDLLSDLGGDIFAAPQAQTAGSSNFANFAHFNRPSGGGMSVPPLPSMPPAPPLAGLSREDRYAALAELDSALSITIPAQGGFGGVPGAPAPPPQHGLPNMQQGFAAAPSTNPFVAAGMVQEPMSTNPFQTNGRAAASGGFPAYGQAKPMGNYGQAVTGPGISSNPFMGGGPAGTYPTGGSSTNPFL, translated from the exons ATGGCCGCGAGTGCCAAACGAAAACAGGAGGAGAAGCACCTGAAGATGCTTCGGGAGATGACCAGCCTGCCTCCCAATAGGAAATGCTTTGATTGCGACCAGCGCGGCCCGACCTACGTCAACATGACAGTGGGCTCGTTTGTGTGCACCACCTGTTCCGGAATACT ACGAGGCCTCAACCCTCCACACAGAGTGAAGTCCATCTCTATGACAACTTTCACCCAACAGGAAATTGAGTTCTTGCAAAAACACAGCAATGAG CTCTGCAAACACATTTGGCTGGGGCTGTACGATGACAAGAGCTCTGTGATCCCAGATTTCCGCGAACCTCAAAAAGTCAAAGAGTTTCTTCAGGAGAAATATGAGAAGAAAAGATG GTATGTTCCCCCAGAACAAGCCAAGGTTTTAGCCTCAGTGCAGGCCTCGATATCTGGTTCATCAGCTAGCAGCACCAGCAGCACCCCAGAGGTTCTTCCACAGCCCCTCAAAACCCTGCATCTCACCAAGACTCCTTCTAACCAG TCCCCAGTGATCAGTCGTGCTCAGTCTGTAGGCCAGGAGAAAAAGTTTGACCTCCTCTCAGACTTGGGTGGAGATATTTTTGCTGCCCCTCAAGCTCAAACTGCCGGCTCTTCAAACTTTGcaaattttgcacattttaaCAGGCCCTCAG GAGGAGGCATGTCCGTTCCTCCACTACCCAGTATGCCTCCTGCACCACCTCTGGCTGGTTTATCAAGAGAGGACCGTTATGCTGCGCTGGCTGAGCTTGACAGTGCCCTCAGTATTACCATCCCCGCACAAGG TGGTTTTGGAGGCGTCCCAGGAGCTCCTGCACCGCCACCTCAGCATGGACTGCCCAACATGCAACAGGGTTTTGCAG CTGCTCCCTCCACAAACCCATTCGTCGCTGCTGGGATGGTTCAGGAGCCCATGTCTACAAATCCTTTCCAAACCAACGGACGAGCCGCTGCTTCAG GGGGGTTTCCAGCCTACGGACAGGCCAAACCTATGGGCAATTATGGACAGGCGGTCACAGGACCTGGCATTTCCAGCAACCCGTTCATG GGGGGAGGCCCAGCAGGAACATACCCCACAGGAGGTTCCTCCACAAATCCATTTCTCTAA
- the agfg1b gene encoding arf-GAP domain and FG repeat-containing protein 1b, with the protein MAASAKRKQEEKHLKMLREMTSLPPNRKCFDCDQRGPTYVNMTVGSFVCTTCSGILRGLNPPHRVKSISMTTFTQQEIEFLQKHSNELCKHIWLGLYDDKSSVIPDFREPQKVKEFLQEKYEKKRWYVPPEQAKVLASVQASISGSSASSTSSTPEVLPQPLKTLHLTKTPSNQSPVISRAQSVGQEKKFDLLSDLGGDIFAAPQAQTAGSSNFANFAHFNRPSAQNNSTTDFANFNSFGNASVSSHFGTSPPSKPSLQQPHTGGGMSVPPLPSMPPAPPLAGLSREDRYAALAELDSALSITIPAQGGFGGVPGAPAPPPQHGLPNMQQGFAAAPSTNPFVAAGMVQEPMSTNPFQTNGRAAASASFGTGSMSMPAGFGNTTSYCLPTSFSGTFQQQFPGQGPFPPPAAYHQQPNGGFPAYGQAKPMGNYGQAVTGPGISSNPFMGGGPAGTYPTGGSSTNPFL; encoded by the exons ATGGCCGCGAGTGCCAAACGAAAACAGGAGGAGAAGCACCTGAAGATGCTTCGGGAGATGACCAGCCTGCCTCCCAATAGGAAATGCTTTGATTGCGACCAGCGCGGCCCGACCTACGTCAACATGACAGTGGGCTCGTTTGTGTGCACCACCTGTTCCGGAATACT ACGAGGCCTCAACCCTCCACACAGAGTGAAGTCCATCTCTATGACAACTTTCACCCAACAGGAAATTGAGTTCTTGCAAAAACACAGCAATGAG CTCTGCAAACACATTTGGCTGGGGCTGTACGATGACAAGAGCTCTGTGATCCCAGATTTCCGCGAACCTCAAAAAGTCAAAGAGTTTCTTCAGGAGAAATATGAGAAGAAAAGATG GTATGTTCCCCCAGAACAAGCCAAGGTTTTAGCCTCAGTGCAGGCCTCGATATCTGGTTCATCAGCTAGCAGCACCAGCAGCACCCCAGAGGTTCTTCCACAGCCCCTCAAAACCCTGCATCTCACCAAGACTCCTTCTAACCAG TCCCCAGTGATCAGTCGTGCTCAGTCTGTAGGCCAGGAGAAAAAGTTTGACCTCCTCTCAGACTTGGGTGGAGATATTTTTGCTGCCCCTCAAGCTCAAACTGCCGGCTCTTCAAACTTTGcaaattttgcacattttaaCAGGCCCTCAG CACAAAATAATTCCACCACAGACTTTGCCAACTTTAATTCCTTTGGAAACGCCAGTGTATCATCACATTTTGGCACATCACCCCCCTCAAAGCCTTCCCTCCAACAGCCCCACACAG GAGGAGGCATGTCCGTTCCTCCACTACCCAGTATGCCTCCTGCACCACCTCTGGCTGGTTTATCAAGAGAGGACCGTTATGCTGCGCTGGCTGAGCTTGACAGTGCCCTCAGTATTACCATCCCCGCACAAGG TGGTTTTGGAGGCGTCCCAGGAGCTCCTGCACCGCCACCTCAGCATGGACTGCCCAACATGCAACAGGGTTTTGCAG CTGCTCCCTCCACAAACCCATTCGTCGCTGCTGGGATGGTTCAGGAGCCCATGTCTACAAATCCTTTCCAAACCAACGGACGAGCCGCTGCTTCAG CCTCATTTGGCACTGGCTCCATGAGCATGCCAGCTGGCTTTGGGAACACAACCAGTTACTGCCTGCCAACCAGTTTTAGTGGGACCTTCCAGCAGCAATTCCCTGGCCAAGGTCCCTTTCCCCCACCTGCAGCCTACCACCAACAGCCCAATG GGGGGTTTCCAGCCTACGGACAGGCCAAACCTATGGGCAATTATGGACAGGCGGTCACAGGACCTGGCATTTCCAGCAACCCGTTCATG GGGGGAGGCCCAGCAGGAACATACCCCACAGGAGGTTCCTCCACAAATCCATTTCTCTAA
- the fbxo36b gene encoding F-box only protein 36b, which produces MKDYFHFAITKSEVIWSWWKISLRLGCKNAPPGQLRETHEDFLEDNRLQNQVAMVFGSHILQYSKNLCQGYYDFIARLPNALLFKIMGYLDLENISVLSRTCRKFRELCNSEEFWEQTVRKHCDTVTPTVEALAKEVGWKTIFFTNKLQLQLQISRRKQKDNQPCEDKDEPSSSSVALE; this is translated from the exons ATGAAGGACTATTTTCACTTTGCAATAACAAAGTCTGAG GTTATCTGGAGCTGGTGGAAGATATCTTTGAGATTAGGCTGCAAGAATGCACCACCTGGACAACTGAGAGAAACACATGAAGACTTTCTAGAAGACAACCGACTGCAAA ATCAAGTGGCCATGGTATTTGGTTCTCACATCTTGCAGTACTCCAAAAATTTATGTCAGGGATACTATGATTTCATTGCCCGTCTCCCCAAtgctttactttttaaaatcatgGGATACCTTGACCTTGAAAACATTTCAGTTCTTTCACGCACCTGCCGTAAATTTAGAGAG CTTTGTAACTCTGAGGAGTTCTGGGAGCAGACAGTGAGGAAGCATTGTGACACAGTGACTCCAACAGTGGAGGCTTTAGCTAAGGAGGTTGGCTGGAAGACAATTTTCTTCACCAACAAGCTGCAGCTGCAGCTGCAGATTAGCCGCCGGAAGCAGAAGGACAATCAGCCCTGTGAGGATAAAGATGAGCCCAGTTCCTCTTCAGTAGCCCTGGAGTAG